One window of Cherax quadricarinatus isolate ZL_2023a chromosome 18, ASM3850222v1, whole genome shotgun sequence genomic DNA carries:
- the LOC128689481 gene encoding LOW QUALITY PROTEIN: reticulon-1-A-like (The sequence of the model RefSeq protein was modified relative to this genomic sequence to represent the inferred CDS: inserted 2 bases in 1 codon) has translation MLGVLVAPSVISILLHVNHTITKIGLTVRHCHTLVAQRALATECCARSLCESVSFPFVRSFTLDIFDKMESESVVTGIQANGGSNVEWDTSPADASSSGAIDLRCIINPLVDLIYWRDLKKTAVVFGAFLALLISLAYVSLIFVVSYTSLIVLTVTIIYRVYKNIMQAIQKPQDGHPFKSLLELDTDLPQEKARDFSDAFVNWFNPVFSEIKRLFLVEDLVDXVKFGCLLWCLTYVGSWFNGLTLVTLAVVALFTLLKVYEQNQAQIDQYVGLVRNQVNDVMSKVKAALPIGNKEKTQ, from the exons atgctaggtgttctagtggccccctctgtaattagtattttattacatgtaaaccacacaataaccaaaatcggGTTGACCGTCAGACATTGTCACACACTGGTCGCTCAACGGGCGCTGGCGACGGAGTGTTGTGCTCGCTCTCTGTGTGAAAGTGTCTCCTTTCCTTTCGTGCGCTCATTTACCCTGGATATATTTGACAAAATGGAGTCTGAATCGGTTGTAACAGGAATTCAAGCCAACGGCGGCTCTAACGTTGAGTGGGACACCTCTCCAGCGGACGCCTCTAGCTCGGGGGCAATCGACCTGCGCTGTATCATAAACCCTTTGGTTGACCTGATCTACTGGCGTGATTTGAAGAAGACTGCTGTAGTTTTTGGAGCATTCCTTGCGCTCCTTATATCTCTGGCCTATGTATCCTTAATTTTTGTAGTGTCCTACACTTCGCTGATCGTCCTTACTGTAACCATTATCTATAGAGTTTACAAAAATATTATGCAGGCAATTCAGAAGCCTCAAGATGGACACCCTTTCAAGAGCCTCCTGGAATTGGATACTGACCTACCTCAAGAAAAGGCACGTGATTTCAGTGATGCCTTTGTGAATTGGTTCAACCCTGTCTTTTCTGAAATCAAACGACTTTTCCTTGTGGAAGATCTTGTTGA TGTCAAATTTGGTTGCTTGCTTTGGTGTCTGACATACGTTGGGTCTTGGTTCAACGGACTGACCTTGGTAACCCTGGCTGTGGTAGCACTCTTTACTCTCCTCAAGGTGTACGAACAAAACCAGGCTCAGATTGATCAGTATGTGGGCCTTGTTCGCAACCAGGTGAACGATGTCATGTCGAAGGTAAAGGCTGCTCTTCCGATTGGAAATAAAGAAAAGACCCAGTAA